The Brassica napus cultivar Da-Ae chromosome C7, Da-Ae, whole genome shotgun sequence genome has a segment encoding these proteins:
- the LOC106411242 gene encoding enoyl-[acyl-carrier-protein] reductase [NADH], chloroplastic, with amino-acid sequence MAATAASSLQFATIRPSISSKVVKAGTYIVGANPRNASWDKLACTRHLSKHGCLRNNSSLPTSKKSFSFSTKAMSESSENKASSGLPIDLRGKRAFIAGIADDNGYGWAIAKSLAAAGAEILVGTWVPALNIFETSLRRGKFDQSRVLPDGSLMEIKKVYPLDAVFDSPEDVPEDVKANKRYAGSSNWTVQEAAECVRKDFGTIDILVHSLANGPEVSKPLLETSRKGYLAAISASSYSFVSLLRHFLPIMNPGGASISLTYIASERIIPGYGGGMSSAKAALESDTRVLAFEAGRKQKIRVNTISAGPLGSRAAKAIGFIDTMIEYSYNNAPVQKTLTADEVGNAAAFLVSPLASAITGATIYVDNGLNSMGVAIDSPVFKDLK; translated from the exons ATGGCGGCGACAGCAGCTTCAAGCTTGCAATTTGCTACAATAAGGCCAAGCATCTCTAGCAAAGTTGTTAAAGCAGGGACCTACATTGTCGGTGCCAATCCCAGGAACGCATCATGGGACAAACTTGCCTGCACTCGCCATCTATCGAAACACGGATGTTTGAGAAACAACAGTTCTCTTCCAACTTCTAAAAAGAGTTTTTCCTTTTCAACAAAGGCCATGTCTGAATCCAGCGAGAACAAGgcttcttctggacttcctaTTGATTTGAGAG GGAAAAGGGCTTTCATTGCTGGTATAGCTGATGATAATGGATATGGTTGGGCCATAGCCAAATCTCTTGCTGCTGCTGGTGCTGAAATATTGGTTGGGACATGGGTTCCT GCACTTAACATTTTCGAGACGAGCCTGAGACGTGGAAAATTTGACCAGTCACGCGT GCTGCCTGACGGGTCATTGATGGAGATTAAAAAGGTTTATCCTTTGGATGCTGTGTTTGACAGTCCTGAAGATGTGCCTGAAGAT GTGAAAGCGAATAAGCGATATGCTGGATCATCAAACTGGACAGTACAG GAAGCTGCTGAATGTGTTAGAAAAGATTTTGGAACCATTGACATTCTTGTCCACTCACTTGCAAATGGGCCCGAG GTTAGCAAACCTCTTCTGGAGACATCAAGAAAAGGCTACCTCGCTGCTATCTCTGCTTCGAGTTACTCTTTTGTTTCCCTCCTCAGGCATTTCCTGCCAATTATGAACCCAG gAGGTGCTTCTATATCTCTTACTTACATTGCTTCTGAAAGGATCATTCCTGG GTATGGTGGGGGTATGAGTTCTGCCAAAGCCGCACTAGAGAGTGATACACGGGTGCTTGCATTTGAAGCTGgaaggaaacaaaaaattagGGTCAACACCATCTCTGCag GTCCTTTGGGAAGCCGAGCAGCGAAAGCAATTGGCTTCATAGACACCATGATTGAGTATTCATACAATAATGCGCCTGTTCAGAAAACATTGACCGCAG ATGAAGTTGGGAATGCAGCAGCCTTCTTGGTATCTCCATTGGCCTCTGCCATAACCGGTGCAACCATCTATGTTGACAATGGCTTGAATTCAATGGGTGTTGCCATCGACAGTCCAGTTTTCAAAGACCTCAAATAG
- the LOC106411242 gene encoding enoyl-[acyl-carrier-protein] reductase [NADH], chloroplastic isoform X2: protein MAATAASSLQFATIRPSISSKVVKAGTYIVGANPRNASWDKLACTRHLSKHGCLRNNSSLPTSKKSFSFSTKAMSESSENKASSGLPIDLRGKRAFIAGIADDNGYGWAIAKSLAAAGAEILVGTWVPALNIFETSLRRGKFDQSRVLPDGSLMEIKKVYPLDAVFDSPEDVKANKRYAGSSNWTVQEAAECVRKDFGTIDILVHSLANGPEVSKPLLETSRKGYLAAISASSYSFVSLLRHFLPIMNPGGASISLTYIASERIIPGYGGGMSSAKAALESDTRVLAFEAGRKQKIRVNTISAGYSSITLTTLLSRLFDDKRLQLFWFLGPLGSRAAKAIGFIDTMIEYSYNNAPVQKTLTADEVGNAAAFLVSPLASAITGATIYVDNGLNSMGVAIDSPVFKDLK, encoded by the exons ATGGCGGCGACAGCAGCTTCAAGCTTGCAATTTGCTACAATAAGGCCAAGCATCTCTAGCAAAGTTGTTAAAGCAGGGACCTACATTGTCGGTGCCAATCCCAGGAACGCATCATGGGACAAACTTGCCTGCACTCGCCATCTATCGAAACACGGATGTTTGAGAAACAACAGTTCTCTTCCAACTTCTAAAAAGAGTTTTTCCTTTTCAACAAAGGCCATGTCTGAATCCAGCGAGAACAAGgcttcttctggacttcctaTTGATTTGAGAG GGAAAAGGGCTTTCATTGCTGGTATAGCTGATGATAATGGATATGGTTGGGCCATAGCCAAATCTCTTGCTGCTGCTGGTGCTGAAATATTGGTTGGGACATGGGTTCCT GCACTTAACATTTTCGAGACGAGCCTGAGACGTGGAAAATTTGACCAGTCACGCGT GCTGCCTGACGGGTCATTGATGGAGATTAAAAAGGTTTATCCTTTGGATGCTGTGTTTGACAGTCCTGAAGAT GTGAAAGCGAATAAGCGATATGCTGGATCATCAAACTGGACAGTACAG GAAGCTGCTGAATGTGTTAGAAAAGATTTTGGAACCATTGACATTCTTGTCCACTCACTTGCAAATGGGCCCGAG GTTAGCAAACCTCTTCTGGAGACATCAAGAAAAGGCTACCTCGCTGCTATCTCTGCTTCGAGTTACTCTTTTGTTTCCCTCCTCAGGCATTTCCTGCCAATTATGAACCCAG gAGGTGCTTCTATATCTCTTACTTACATTGCTTCTGAAAGGATCATTCCTGG GTATGGTGGGGGTATGAGTTCTGCCAAAGCCGCACTAGAGAGTGATACACGGGTGCTTGCATTTGAAGCTGgaaggaaacaaaaaattagGGTCAACACCATCTCTGCaggttattcatctatcactcTTACGACCCTACTATCAAGGCTTTTTGATGATAAAAGACTACAACTGTTTTGGTTTTTAGGTCCTTTGGGAAGCCGAGCAGCGAAAGCAATTGGCTTCATAGACACCATGATTGAGTATTCATACAATAATGCGCCTGTTCAGAAAACATTGACCGCAG ATGAAGTTGGGAATGCAGCAGCCTTCTTGGTATCTCCATTGGCCTCTGCCATAACCGGTGCAACCATCTATGTTGACAATGGCTTGAATTCAATGGGTGTTGCCATCGACAGTCCAGTTTTCAAAGACCTCAAATAG
- the LOC106411242 gene encoding enoyl-[acyl-carrier-protein] reductase [NADH], chloroplastic isoform X1, with amino-acid sequence MAATAASSLQFATIRPSISSKVVKAGTYIVGANPRNASWDKLACTRHLSKHGCLRNNSSLPTSKKSFSFSTKAMSESSENKASSGLPIDLRGKRAFIAGIADDNGYGWAIAKSLAAAGAEILVGTWVPALNIFETSLRRGKFDQSRVLPDGSLMEIKKVYPLDAVFDSPEDVPEDVKANKRYAGSSNWTVQEAAECVRKDFGTIDILVHSLANGPEVSKPLLETSRKGYLAAISASSYSFVSLLRHFLPIMNPGGASISLTYIASERIIPGYGGGMSSAKAALESDTRVLAFEAGRKQKIRVNTISAGYSSITLTTLLSRLFDDKRLQLFWFLGPLGSRAAKAIGFIDTMIEYSYNNAPVQKTLTADEVGNAAAFLVSPLASAITGATIYVDNGLNSMGVAIDSPVFKDLK; translated from the exons ATGGCGGCGACAGCAGCTTCAAGCTTGCAATTTGCTACAATAAGGCCAAGCATCTCTAGCAAAGTTGTTAAAGCAGGGACCTACATTGTCGGTGCCAATCCCAGGAACGCATCATGGGACAAACTTGCCTGCACTCGCCATCTATCGAAACACGGATGTTTGAGAAACAACAGTTCTCTTCCAACTTCTAAAAAGAGTTTTTCCTTTTCAACAAAGGCCATGTCTGAATCCAGCGAGAACAAGgcttcttctggacttcctaTTGATTTGAGAG GGAAAAGGGCTTTCATTGCTGGTATAGCTGATGATAATGGATATGGTTGGGCCATAGCCAAATCTCTTGCTGCTGCTGGTGCTGAAATATTGGTTGGGACATGGGTTCCT GCACTTAACATTTTCGAGACGAGCCTGAGACGTGGAAAATTTGACCAGTCACGCGT GCTGCCTGACGGGTCATTGATGGAGATTAAAAAGGTTTATCCTTTGGATGCTGTGTTTGACAGTCCTGAAGATGTGCCTGAAGAT GTGAAAGCGAATAAGCGATATGCTGGATCATCAAACTGGACAGTACAG GAAGCTGCTGAATGTGTTAGAAAAGATTTTGGAACCATTGACATTCTTGTCCACTCACTTGCAAATGGGCCCGAG GTTAGCAAACCTCTTCTGGAGACATCAAGAAAAGGCTACCTCGCTGCTATCTCTGCTTCGAGTTACTCTTTTGTTTCCCTCCTCAGGCATTTCCTGCCAATTATGAACCCAG gAGGTGCTTCTATATCTCTTACTTACATTGCTTCTGAAAGGATCATTCCTGG GTATGGTGGGGGTATGAGTTCTGCCAAAGCCGCACTAGAGAGTGATACACGGGTGCTTGCATTTGAAGCTGgaaggaaacaaaaaattagGGTCAACACCATCTCTGCaggttattcatctatcactcTTACGACCCTACTATCAAGGCTTTTTGATGATAAAAGACTACAACTGTTTTGGTTTTTAGGTCCTTTGGGAAGCCGAGCAGCGAAAGCAATTGGCTTCATAGACACCATGATTGAGTATTCATACAATAATGCGCCTGTTCAGAAAACATTGACCGCAG ATGAAGTTGGGAATGCAGCAGCCTTCTTGGTATCTCCATTGGCCTCTGCCATAACCGGTGCAACCATCTATGTTGACAATGGCTTGAATTCAATGGGTGTTGCCATCGACAGTCCAGTTTTCAAAGACCTCAAATAG